One Mugil cephalus isolate CIBA_MC_2020 chromosome 10, CIBA_Mcephalus_1.1, whole genome shotgun sequence genomic window carries:
- the slc13a1 gene encoding solute carrier family 13 member 1, translating into MLKRLSSGLWNYHSLFLIILTPLLLLPLLLVIGTKEAECGFVLLLMAIYWVTEVIPLSMTAMLPAILFPIFGIMKSSSVAKEYFKDFHLLLVGVICLATSIEKWGLHRRIALRLVTLVGVNPAWLMLGFMSGCAFLSMWVQNTSAVAMVMPIVEAVLQQILKAKEGACAGEDNYNLQLDETDQQTEQMRETARDESQGDAPKEPVTCVQIQISSPPAQAAEGESPSSSSTKQDLMFCKAMSLGIAYSSNIGGITTLPGTSPNLIFSEYLNQIYPNCNCINFGNWLLLCLPISVIMLLLTWTWLYWLFIGSDFRFLWKCGGEQSRKEKAARKVIEEELRSLGPIRSQEIITGIIFLVMVLLWLTRSPGFMPGWASLFPHHTGYITDATVALTLGFLLFIIPAYQPSRKYEAMISWKEFQASMPWKVALLVGGGFALAEGTKESGLSLWVAELLTPLGGLPVLATITVVCIIVTTLTEVASNAATVTIFLPILSPLAEAIHVNPLYVLIPATLCTSFSFLLPVSNPPNAIVFAYGHLTIMDMVKAGLGVNVIGFLCVMLAIVTWGVPLFSLHTYPDWAPVLPGFNSTMP; encoded by the exons ATGCTGAAGAGGTTGAGCAGCGGACTATGGAACTATCACAGCCTTTTCCTGATCATCCTTACGCCattgctgctgcttcctctccttcttgtCATTGGCACAAAG GAGGCAGAGTGTGGCTTTGTGCTGCTTCTGATGGCGATATACTGGGTGACCGAGGTGATTCCTCTGTCCATGACTGCCATGCTCCCTGCCATACTCTTCCCCATCTTTGGTATCATGAAGTCCTCCAGT GTGGCGAAAGAGTATTTTAAAGACTTCCACTTGCTGCTTGTGGGCGTCATCTGCCTCGCCACGTCCATTGAGAAGTGGGGACTCCATCGCAGAATTGCTCTGAGGCTTGTGACTTTGGTGGGAGTCAACCCTGCATG GTTGATGTTGGGGTTTATGTCCGGCTGCGCCTTCCTTTCCATGTGGGTCCAAAACACTTcggctgttgccatggtgatgccGATCGTGGAAGCTGTTCTTCAGCAGATATTGAAGGCAAAGGAAGGAGCTTGTGCTGGCGAAGACAACTACAACCTGCAGCTGGATG AAACTGatcaacagactgaacagatgAGAGAAACTGCGAG GGATGAGAGTCAAGGCGATGCTCCTAAAGAACCAGTCACTTGTGTTCAAATACAAATATCGTCACCGCCTGCTCAG GCTGCAGAGGGTGAATCTCCATCTTCCAGCTCAACTAAGCAGGATCTGATGTTCTGCAAAGCCATGTCCCTCGGCATCGCCTACTCGTCCAACATTGGTGGCATCACCACGCTGCCAGGAACCTCTCCCAACCTCATCTTCTCTGAGTACCTCAACCA GATCTACCCAAACTGCAACTGCATTAACTTTGGGAACTGGCTCCTGTTGTGCCTGCCTATCAGTGTTatcatgctgctgctgacatGGACATGGCTGTACTGGCTCTTCATTGGCTCAGA CTTTCGGTTCCTGTGGAAATGTGGAGGAGAGCAGTCCAGAAAAGAGAAGGCAGCAAGAAAAGTGATAGAAGAAGAGCTCAGGTCGTTGGGACCCATAAG ATCTCAGGAGATCATCACTGGGATCATTTTCCTGGTgatggtgttgttgtggttgacCAGATCCCCTGGTTTCATGCCAGGCTGGgcttctctctttcctca TCACACTGGCTACATCACGGATGCCACTGTAGCTCTGACGCTGGGGTTCCTCCTGTTCATCATACCTGCGTATCAGCCCTCCAGGAAATACG AGGCCATGATCTCCTGGAAGGAGTTCCAGGCGTCAATGCCGTGGAAAGTGGCCCTGCTTGTCGGTGGAGGTTTTGCACTCGCTGAAGGGACAAAG gagtCGGGCCTGTCTTTGTGGGTGGCTGAACTTCTGACTCCTCTGGGTGGTCTGCCAGTCTTAGCCACAATCACAGTTGTTTGCATCATCGTCACCACACTAACAGAGGTGGCCAGCAACGCTGCCACCGTTACCATCTTCCTCcccatcctctctcctctg GCTGAAGCCATCCATGTCAACCCGTTATATGTCCTGATCCCTGCTACGCTGTGTACgtccttctccttcctgctgcCAGTGTCCAACCCACCCAATGCTATCGTGTTTGCCTACGGACACCTAACCATCATGGACATG GTGAAGGCGGGGCTTGGCGTCAACGTGATTGGTTTCCTCTGTGTCATGCTGGCTATAGTGACGTGGGGAGTTCCTTTGTTCTCTCTGCATACGTACCCCGACTGGGCGCCAGTTCTTCCTGGCTTCAACTCCACAATGCCTTGA